Proteins from one Mycobacterium sp. SMC-2 genomic window:
- a CDS encoding alpha-keto acid decarboxylase family protein, whose amino-acid sequence MLVTDPVYTVGDYLLDRLAELGVTEIFGVPGDYNLEFLDHIVAHPTIRWVGNANELNAGYAADGYGRLRGMSAVVTTFGVGELSAANAIAGSYAEQVPVVHIVGGPSKDAQGTRRALHHSLGDGDFEHFLRVSREITCAQTNLMPATARREIDRVLSEVREQKRPGYILLSTDVARFPTEPPADPLPRYTGGTSPRALSLFVEAASELIDDRQLTVLADLLVHRLQVVKELEALLAADVVPYATLMWGKSLLDESSPNYLGIYAGSASAPAVRTAIEEAPVLVTAGVVFTDMVSGFFSQRIDPARTIDVGQYQSSVAGEVFAPLEMGAALEALATILTRRAITSPPVASPPADALPPPPPRDQPLTQEMLWDRLCVALTPGNVVLADQGTSFYGMADHRLPRGVTFIGQPLWGSIGYTLPAALGAGVAHPDRRTVLLIGDGAAQLTVQELGNFSREGLAPVIVVVNNDGYTVERAIHGEAAPYNDIVNWKWTAVPEALGVADHLAFRVQTYGELDDALTAAAQHRDRMVFVEVVLPRLEIPPLLVELVQPTSPDGSVRR is encoded by the coding sequence GTGCTTGTGACTGATCCCGTCTACACCGTAGGTGACTACCTGTTGGACCGCCTCGCCGAACTCGGCGTCACCGAGATCTTCGGGGTTCCCGGCGACTACAACCTGGAATTCCTCGACCACATCGTCGCCCACCCCACCATCCGTTGGGTGGGCAACGCCAACGAGCTGAACGCCGGCTACGCCGCCGACGGGTACGGCCGGCTGCGCGGAATGTCAGCGGTGGTAACCACTTTCGGCGTCGGTGAACTGTCGGCGGCCAACGCGATCGCGGGCAGCTATGCCGAACAGGTGCCCGTCGTGCATATCGTCGGCGGGCCGTCCAAGGACGCGCAGGGCACCCGGCGCGCGCTGCACCACTCGCTGGGCGACGGAGACTTCGAGCACTTCTTGCGCGTCAGCCGCGAGATCACCTGCGCCCAAACCAACCTCATGCCCGCGACGGCCCGCCGGGAGATCGACCGGGTGCTGTCCGAGGTGCGCGAACAGAAGCGGCCCGGATACATCCTGCTGTCCACCGACGTGGCCCGCTTCCCCACCGAACCGCCCGCTGACCCACTGCCCCGCTACACCGGCGGCACCAGTCCGCGCGCGTTGTCGCTGTTCGTCGAGGCCGCCTCCGAACTCATCGACGACCGTCAGCTGACCGTGCTGGCCGACCTGCTGGTGCATCGGTTGCAGGTGGTCAAGGAACTGGAGGCGCTGCTGGCGGCCGATGTGGTGCCCTACGCGACGCTGATGTGGGGTAAGAGCCTGCTTGACGAAAGCTCACCCAACTACCTGGGCATCTACGCCGGCTCGGCGAGCGCCCCAGCGGTGCGCACCGCGATCGAAGAGGCACCGGTACTGGTGACCGCCGGCGTGGTGTTCACCGACATGGTCAGCGGTTTCTTCAGCCAGCGGATCGACCCGGCGCGGACCATCGACGTCGGGCAGTACCAGAGCAGCGTGGCCGGCGAGGTCTTCGCGCCGCTGGAGATGGGCGCCGCGTTGGAGGCGTTGGCCACCATCCTGACCCGGCGCGCGATCACGTCACCGCCCGTAGCGTCGCCGCCCGCCGACGCGCTGCCCCCGCCCCCGCCGCGCGACCAACCGCTGACGCAAGAGATGCTGTGGGACCGCCTGTGCGTAGCACTCACCCCGGGCAACGTCGTCCTCGCCGACCAGGGCACCTCGTTCTACGGCATGGCCGACCACCGCCTACCCCGGGGCGTGACCTTCATCGGCCAACCGCTCTGGGGCTCAATCGGTTACACGCTGCCTGCGGCGCTGGGGGCCGGGGTGGCGCATCCGGACCGCCGGACGGTATTGCTGATCGGTGACGGCGCCGCGCAGCTGACCGTCCAAGAGCTCGGCAACTTCTCGCGGGAAGGCCTCGCACCGGTCATCGTGGTGGTCAACAACGATGGCTACACAGTCGAGCGGGCGATCCACGGTGAGGCGGCACCCTACAACGACATCGTGAATTGGAAGTGGACGGCCGTCCCCGAGGCGCTGGGAGTCGCCGACCACCTGGCGTTCCGGGTGCAGACCTACGGTGAGCTCGACGACGCCTTGACCGCCGCCGCTCAGCACCGCGACCGCATGGTGTTCGTCGAGGTGGTCTTACCGCGGCTCGAAATCCCGCCCCTGCTGGTCGAACTCGTCCAGCCAACGTCGCCGGACGGCAGCGTCCGCCGCTAG
- a CDS encoding bifunctional 2-polyprenyl-6-hydroxyphenol methylase/3-demethylubiquinol 3-O-methyltransferase UbiG, translated as MASKHTLFRIFYRIGFTPWDGHPIAQKLRDLVEGTTDAPALPVGSALDLGCGTGDSAIYLAQHGWKVTGVDFVAKPLDKARAKAGNLPVDFVRADVTRLSQTGIGTGFQLIVDNGCLHNMSDADRDAYVREVSAVAAPDARLFVVAFRPGGRFGVRGVEPAEMESRFSAAWTLLSAGDEGDLDEARLSRGNAREQTPARYYLFARRG; from the coding sequence ATGGCCTCCAAGCACACCCTCTTTCGGATCTTCTACCGCATCGGCTTCACCCCGTGGGACGGTCATCCGATCGCACAAAAGCTGCGGGACCTGGTCGAGGGGACCACTGACGCGCCCGCGTTGCCGGTCGGATCGGCCCTCGATCTCGGCTGCGGCACCGGGGACTCGGCGATCTACCTGGCACAACACGGGTGGAAAGTCACCGGCGTCGACTTCGTAGCGAAACCTCTCGACAAGGCCCGGGCCAAGGCCGGCAACTTGCCGGTCGACTTCGTCCGGGCCGACGTCACGCGGCTGAGTCAGACCGGGATCGGCACGGGCTTCCAACTGATCGTCGACAACGGCTGCCTGCACAACATGAGCGACGCAGATCGCGACGCGTACGTCCGGGAGGTCAGCGCGGTGGCCGCGCCCGACGCACGGCTGTTCGTCGTCGCGTTCCGTCCCGGTGGGAGGTTCGGCGTGCGGGGTGTCGAGCCCGCCGAGATGGAATCACGATTCTCAGCCGCATGGACGCTGTTGTCCGCCGGTGACGAGGGGGACCTCGATGAAGCACGGCTGAGTCGGGGAAATGCGCGCGAGCAGACCCCGGCGCGGTACTACCTCTTTGCGCGCCGCGGCTGA
- a CDS encoding SRPBCC family protein, with protein MAIQASSEIVIDAPPEVILEALADIDAVPSWSSVHKRVEVVDKYPDGRPHHVKVTIAVTGIHDTELLEYHWGPDWMVWDAAKTAQQRGQHGEYNLSRLSDDKTLVRFTITVEPFAPLPEFWVGRARKKILHAALEGLRKRVIEGYGAAG; from the coding sequence GTGGCCATTCAAGCGTCGTCGGAAATCGTCATCGACGCGCCTCCGGAAGTGATCCTGGAGGCGCTGGCCGATATCGACGCCGTGCCGTCGTGGTCGTCGGTGCACAAGCGGGTGGAGGTCGTCGACAAATATCCCGACGGGCGGCCGCACCACGTGAAGGTCACGATCGCGGTGACCGGCATTCACGACACCGAGCTGCTCGAATACCACTGGGGTCCGGATTGGATGGTGTGGGACGCCGCCAAGACCGCCCAGCAACGAGGTCAGCACGGGGAGTACAACCTGAGCCGATTGAGCGACGACAAGACCCTGGTGCGATTCACCATCACGGTCGAACCGTTTGCGCCGCTGCCGGAGTTCTGGGTCGGCCGGGCCCGCAAGAAAATCCTCCACGCCGCGCTGGAGGGTCTGCGTAAGCGCGTGATCGAGGGCTACGGCGCGGCGGGATAA
- a CDS encoding fatty-acid--CoA ligase, translating into MSDGDIHSMVIASDYRVPDPSRVWPLLERRKAALADIGAHHVLVYTSTHDYGRVLVMIGVHSREPIVELLRSRVFFDWFDAAGVDDIPAVFAGEIVDRFVTAPTATPEAPGVVVATIASVHDVPALAAEVASATERFVAAGIRKTWIFQAFDDEHEVLIMSELPDEESARRWIEHPDAVAEWMSGAGVGPYPPVFVGQFTNMMRIEAD; encoded by the coding sequence TTGAGTGACGGCGACATTCATTCGATGGTCATCGCTTCGGACTATCGTGTTCCGGATCCCAGCCGGGTGTGGCCGCTGCTCGAGCGCAGGAAGGCGGCCCTGGCCGACATCGGCGCCCACCACGTCCTGGTCTACACCTCGACCCATGACTACGGCCGCGTGCTGGTGATGATCGGGGTCCACAGCCGCGAGCCGATCGTGGAACTGCTGCGTTCGCGGGTGTTCTTCGACTGGTTCGACGCGGCCGGCGTCGACGACATTCCCGCGGTGTTCGCCGGCGAGATCGTCGACAGGTTCGTCACGGCGCCCACGGCGACTCCCGAGGCGCCCGGCGTCGTGGTCGCCACCATCGCCTCCGTGCACGACGTGCCGGCCCTCGCCGCCGAAGTCGCTTCCGCCACTGAGAGATTCGTCGCGGCCGGCATCCGCAAGACCTGGATCTTCCAGGCCTTCGACGATGAGCACGAGGTGCTGATCATGTCGGAGTTGCCCGACGAAGAGAGCGCGCGGCGGTGGATCGAGCATCCCGACGCTGTGGCCGAGTGGATGTCGGGCGCCGGGGTGGGGCCCTACCCGCCGGTTTTCGTCGGCCAATTCACCAACATGATGCGCATCGAGGCGGACTGA
- a CDS encoding acetyl-CoA C-acetyltransferase, with amino-acid sequence MSEEAFIYEAIRTPRGKQRNGSLNEVKPVNLVVGLVEELRRRNPDLDENLISDMILGVVSPVGDQGGDIARTAALVAGLPETTGGVQLNRFCASGLEAVNIAAQKVRSGWDDLVLAGGVESMSRVPMGSDGGAWALDPETNYRIGFVPQGIGADLIATIEGFSREDVDAYALRSQQKAAEAWSGGYFAKSVVPVRDQNGLVILDHDEHMRPDTTMEGLAKLKTAFDGIGEMGGFDDVALQKYHYVEKINHVHTGGNSSGIVDGAALVLVGSEAAGKSQGLTPRARIVATATSGSDPVIMLTGPTPATRKVLDRAGMTIDDIDLFELNEAFASVVLKFQKDLNIPDEKLNVNGGAIAMGHPLGATGAMITGTMVDELERRNARRALITLCIGGGMGVATIIERV; translated from the coding sequence ATGTCCGAAGAAGCCTTCATCTATGAGGCCATCCGCACGCCGCGGGGCAAGCAAAGAAACGGCTCACTGAACGAGGTCAAGCCGGTGAACCTGGTCGTCGGGCTGGTCGAGGAGCTGCGCAGGCGCAACCCCGACCTCGACGAGAACCTGATCAGCGACATGATCCTCGGCGTGGTGTCGCCGGTCGGTGACCAGGGCGGCGACATCGCCCGGACCGCGGCATTGGTGGCGGGGCTGCCCGAGACCACCGGCGGCGTCCAGCTCAACCGGTTCTGCGCCTCGGGCCTGGAGGCCGTCAACATCGCCGCACAGAAGGTCCGCTCCGGCTGGGACGACCTGGTGCTGGCCGGCGGCGTCGAGTCGATGAGCCGCGTCCCGATGGGCTCCGACGGCGGCGCCTGGGCGCTCGACCCCGAGACCAACTACCGGATCGGCTTCGTGCCGCAGGGCATCGGCGCCGACCTGATCGCGACCATCGAGGGCTTCTCCCGCGAGGACGTCGACGCCTACGCGCTGCGGTCGCAGCAGAAGGCGGCCGAGGCGTGGTCGGGCGGCTACTTCGCCAAGTCGGTGGTGCCGGTGCGCGACCAGAACGGTCTGGTCATCCTCGACCACGACGAGCACATGCGGCCCGACACCACGATGGAGGGCCTGGCCAAGCTGAAGACCGCGTTCGACGGGATCGGCGAGATGGGTGGCTTCGACGACGTGGCGCTGCAGAAGTACCACTACGTCGAGAAGATCAACCACGTCCACACCGGCGGTAACAGCTCGGGCATTGTCGACGGGGCCGCGCTGGTGCTCGTGGGCTCCGAGGCCGCCGGCAAGTCGCAGGGGCTGACCCCGCGGGCGCGCATCGTGGCCACCGCCACCAGCGGCTCGGACCCGGTCATCATGCTCACCGGCCCGACCCCGGCCACCCGGAAGGTCCTCGACCGCGCGGGCATGACGATCGATGACATCGACCTGTTCGAGCTGAACGAGGCGTTCGCGTCGGTGGTGCTGAAGTTCCAGAAGGACCTCAACATTCCCGACGAGAAGCTGAACGTCAACGGTGGCGCTATCGCGATGGGCCACCCGCTGGGCGCCACCGGCGCCATGATCACCGGCACCATGGTCGACGAGCTCGAGCGCCGCAACGCGCGTCGCGCGCTGATCACGCTGTGCATCGGCGGCGGCATGGGTGTCGCCACCATCATCGAGAGGGTTTAA
- a CDS encoding SRPBCC family protein: protein MAVKASREFVVDAPPEVVMEALTDVAVLASWSPLHKHIEVIDRYPDGRPHHVKTTIKILGLVDKEILEYHWGPDWVVYDAKGTSQQHGQHVEYNLKPEGVDKTRVRFDVTVEPGRPMPAFIVRRASESVLDSAVKGLCELVKRVNGSAEAE, encoded by the coding sequence GTGGCCGTAAAAGCATCACGGGAATTTGTCGTCGACGCGCCGCCAGAAGTGGTCATGGAGGCGCTGACAGATGTCGCGGTCCTAGCGTCGTGGTCGCCGCTACACAAGCACATCGAAGTGATCGACCGTTATCCCGACGGCCGCCCACACCACGTCAAGACCACCATCAAGATTCTGGGGCTCGTCGACAAAGAGATCCTCGAATATCACTGGGGTCCCGATTGGGTGGTCTATGACGCCAAAGGGACTTCCCAGCAGCACGGTCAGCATGTCGAGTACAACCTGAAACCCGAGGGCGTCGACAAGACCCGGGTGCGCTTCGATGTCACGGTCGAACCCGGCCGGCCCATGCCCGCCTTCATCGTCCGGCGGGCCAGCGAAAGCGTTCTCGACTCAGCGGTAAAGGGATTGTGCGAATTGGTAAAGCGTGTCAACGGTTCGGCCGAAGCGGAATAG
- a CDS encoding pyridoxal phosphate-dependent aminotransferase, with protein sequence MTVSRLRPYATTVFAEMSALAARVGAVNLGQGFPDEDGPAAMLKAAQDAIAEGNNQYPPGIGVAALRHAIAAQRRRHFGIDYDPDTEVLVTVGATEAVASAVIGLVEPGSEVLLIEPFYDSYSPVVAMAGAHRVAVPLVPHGRGFALDADALRRAVTPRTRALIVNTPHNPTGTVLSAAELAAIAEVAVAADLLVITDEVYEHLVFDDHRHLPLAGFDGMAERTVTISSAAKMFNCTGWKIGWACGPAHLIAGVRAAKQYLSYVGGAPFQPAVALALDTEDAWVAKLRGSLRSRRDRLSAGLSEIGFEVHDSAGTYFLCADPRPLGYDDSTAFCAALPEKAGVAAIPLSPFCDSAGSHPDVWNHLVRFTFCKHEDTLDEAIRRLAVLR encoded by the coding sequence ATGACGGTGTCGCGGCTGCGTCCGTACGCGACGACGGTGTTCGCCGAGATGTCGGCGCTGGCCGCGCGGGTCGGCGCGGTCAACCTCGGCCAGGGTTTCCCCGACGAGGACGGGCCGGCGGCCATGCTCAAGGCCGCCCAAGACGCCATCGCCGAGGGGAACAACCAGTACCCGCCCGGCATCGGCGTGGCGGCGCTGCGGCACGCCATCGCCGCCCAGCGCCGGCGGCACTTCGGCATCGACTACGACCCCGACACCGAGGTGCTGGTGACGGTCGGGGCGACCGAGGCCGTCGCGTCCGCGGTGATCGGCCTGGTCGAACCCGGCTCGGAGGTGCTGCTCATCGAGCCGTTCTACGACTCCTACTCGCCGGTGGTGGCGATGGCCGGCGCGCACCGGGTGGCCGTGCCCCTGGTCCCCCATGGCCGCGGCTTCGCCTTGGACGCCGACGCCCTGCGCCGGGCGGTGACGCCGCGCACCCGCGCGTTGATCGTCAACACACCGCACAACCCGACCGGCACGGTGCTCAGCGCGGCCGAATTGGCCGCGATCGCGGAGGTCGCGGTCGCCGCCGACCTGTTGGTGATTACCGACGAGGTTTACGAGCACCTGGTGTTTGACGACCATCGGCATCTGCCGTTGGCCGGCTTCGACGGTATGGCCGAGCGCACGGTCACCATCTCCAGCGCGGCCAAGATGTTCAACTGCACCGGATGGAAGATCGGATGGGCCTGCGGCCCAGCGCATCTCATCGCGGGGGTGCGCGCGGCCAAACAGTATCTGAGCTACGTCGGCGGCGCGCCGTTCCAGCCGGCGGTGGCGCTCGCACTCGACACCGAGGACGCGTGGGTGGCGAAGCTTCGCGGCTCGTTGCGGTCCCGCCGCGATCGGCTGTCGGCCGGGTTGTCCGAGATCGGCTTCGAGGTGCACGACAGCGCCGGCACTTACTTCCTGTGCGCCGACCCGCGCCCCCTGGGTTACGACGACAGCACCGCGTTCTGCGCGGCCCTACCGGAAAAGGCGGGGGTGGCCGCCATTCCGCTGTCGCCATTCTGCGATTCGGCGGGCTCACATCCCGACGTGTGGAATCACTTGGTGCGCTTCACCTTTTGCAAACACGAGGACACCCTGGACGAGGCGATCAGGCGGCTGGCCGTCCTGCGCTGA
- a CDS encoding 3-hydroxyacyl-CoA dehydrogenase NAD-binding domain-containing protein, producing MAENTIQWDKDADGIVTLTLDDPTGSANVMNEHYKESMHKAVERLVAEKDSVTGVVITSAKKTFFAGGDLKSMINAGPENAGDVFTEVEEIKRDLRALETLGKPVVAAINGAALGGGLEIALACHHRIAADVKGLVVGFPEVTLGLLPGGGGVARSVRMFGIQNAFMNVLSQGTRFKPDKAKEIGLVDELVGSVEELVPAAKAWIKANPDSHTQPWDAKGYKMPGGTPSSPALAGILPSFPALLRKQLKGAPMPAPRAILDAAVEGAQVDFDTASRIESRYFTQLVTGQVAKNMIQAFFFDLQHINGGGSRPDGIEPVKINKIGVLGAGMMGAGIAYVSAKAGFDVVLKDVSIEAAQKGKGYSEKLEAKALQRGKTTEEKSKALLDRITPTADPADFKGVDFVIEAVFENQELKHKVFQEIQDIVEPNALLGSNTSTLPITGLATGVKRQEDFIGIHFFSPVDKMPLVEIIKGEKTSDEALARVFDYTLAIGKTPIVVNDSRGFFTSRVIGTFVNEALAMLGEGVEPASIEHAGSQAGYPAPPLQLSDELNLELMHKIAVATRKGVEDAGGTYEPHPAEAVVEKMIEIGRPSRLKGAGFYEYVDGKRTGLWPGLRETFKSGSSQPPLQDMIDRMLFAEALETQKCLDEGVLTSTADANIGSIMGIGFPPYTGGSAQFIVGYSGPGGTGKEAFVARARELAAKYGDRFLPPKSLT from the coding sequence ATGGCAGAGAACACCATTCAGTGGGACAAGGATGCCGACGGCATCGTCACCCTGACGCTCGACGACCCGACCGGTTCGGCGAACGTGATGAACGAGCACTACAAGGAGTCGATGCACAAGGCCGTCGAACGCCTTGTCGCGGAGAAGGATTCGGTCACCGGCGTGGTGATCACGAGCGCGAAGAAGACGTTCTTCGCCGGCGGCGATCTCAAGAGCATGATCAACGCCGGCCCGGAGAATGCCGGGGACGTCTTCACCGAGGTCGAGGAGATCAAGCGCGACCTGCGGGCCCTGGAGACCCTGGGCAAGCCGGTGGTGGCCGCCATCAACGGCGCCGCGCTCGGCGGCGGCCTGGAGATCGCGCTGGCCTGTCACCACCGCATCGCCGCGGATGTCAAGGGCCTCGTCGTCGGGTTCCCCGAAGTCACGCTGGGCTTGTTGCCCGGCGGGGGCGGGGTGGCCCGCAGCGTGCGGATGTTCGGCATCCAGAACGCATTCATGAACGTGCTGTCTCAGGGCACCCGGTTCAAGCCGGACAAGGCCAAGGAGATCGGGCTCGTCGATGAGCTCGTCGGCTCGGTCGAGGAGTTGGTGCCCGCCGCCAAGGCGTGGATCAAGGCCAACCCCGACTCGCACACCCAGCCGTGGGATGCCAAGGGTTACAAGATGCCCGGCGGCACCCCGTCCAGCCCGGCGCTGGCCGGCATCCTGCCGTCGTTCCCCGCGCTGCTGCGCAAGCAGCTCAAGGGTGCGCCGATGCCGGCGCCGCGGGCCATCCTGGACGCGGCCGTCGAGGGCGCGCAGGTGGACTTCGACACCGCCAGCCGCATCGAGAGCCGCTACTTCACCCAGCTGGTCACCGGCCAGGTCGCCAAGAACATGATCCAGGCGTTCTTTTTCGACCTGCAGCACATCAACGGCGGCGGCTCGCGCCCCGACGGCATCGAGCCGGTCAAGATCAACAAGATCGGCGTGCTGGGCGCGGGCATGATGGGCGCCGGCATCGCGTACGTGTCGGCTAAGGCCGGGTTCGACGTGGTGCTCAAGGACGTCAGCATCGAGGCCGCCCAGAAGGGCAAGGGTTACTCGGAAAAGCTTGAGGCCAAGGCGCTTCAGCGGGGCAAGACCACCGAGGAGAAGAGCAAGGCGCTGCTGGACCGCATCACGCCGACAGCCGACCCCGCCGACTTCAAGGGCGTCGACTTCGTGATCGAGGCGGTGTTCGAGAACCAGGAACTCAAGCACAAGGTGTTCCAGGAGATCCAGGACATCGTCGAGCCGAACGCGCTGCTCGGGTCCAACACCTCGACGCTGCCGATCACCGGTCTGGCGACCGGCGTCAAGCGGCAGGAGGACTTCATCGGGATCCACTTCTTCTCGCCGGTCGACAAGATGCCGCTGGTCGAGATCATCAAGGGCGAGAAGACCTCTGACGAGGCGCTGGCCCGGGTGTTCGACTACACGCTGGCCATCGGCAAGACCCCGATCGTGGTCAACGACAGCCGCGGCTTCTTCACCAGCCGCGTCATCGGCACGTTTGTCAACGAGGCCCTGGCGATGCTCGGTGAGGGCGTCGAGCCGGCGTCCATCGAGCACGCCGGGTCGCAGGCCGGCTACCCGGCGCCGCCGCTGCAGCTGTCCGACGAGCTCAACCTGGAGCTGATGCACAAGATCGCGGTCGCCACCCGCAAGGGTGTCGAGGACGCCGGCGGCACCTATGAGCCGCACCCGGCGGAAGCGGTCGTGGAGAAGATGATAGAGATCGGCCGCCCCTCACGGCTGAAGGGCGCGGGCTTCTATGAGTACGTCGACGGCAAGCGCACCGGCCTGTGGCCGGGCCTGCGGGAGACGTTCAAGTCCGGTTCGTCGCAGCCGCCGCTGCAGGACATGATCGACCGGATGCTGTTCGCCGAGGCGCTGGAAACGCAGAAGTGCCTCGACGAGGGCGTGTTGACGTCGACCGCCGACGCCAACATCGGGTCGATCATGGGCATCGGCTTCCCTCCGTACACCGGTGGTAGCGCGCAGTTCATCGTCGGCTACTCCGGTCCGGGCGGTACGGGCAAGGAAGCCTTCGTGGCCCGGGCCCGCGAGCTGGCCGCCAAGTACGGCGACCGCTTCCTGCCGCCGAAGTCGCTGACGTAA
- a CDS encoding SRPBCC family protein, whose translation MAISESREVVIEATPQEILDVIADFDSLKDWSSAHQSAEVLNTGDDGLPREVKMKVKTAGITDEQVVAYTWGDNTVSWTLVSSGAQRAQDGKYVLTPEGDKTRVKFDFTVDPTVPLPGFVLKRVVKGSMETATDGLRKQVLKVKKGN comes from the coding sequence ATGGCAATCAGCGAATCACGCGAAGTAGTCATCGAGGCGACGCCCCAGGAGATCCTGGACGTCATCGCAGATTTCGATTCCCTGAAGGATTGGTCGTCGGCCCATCAGAGCGCCGAAGTGCTCAACACCGGAGACGACGGGCTGCCCAGGGAAGTGAAGATGAAGGTCAAGACGGCGGGCATCACCGATGAGCAGGTGGTGGCCTATACCTGGGGGGACAACACGGTGAGCTGGACGTTGGTCAGCTCCGGTGCGCAGCGTGCCCAGGACGGGAAGTACGTGCTGACGCCCGAGGGTGACAAGACTCGGGTGAAATTCGACTTCACCGTCGACCCGACGGTCCCGCTACCGGGCTTCGTGCTGAAGCGGGTCGTGAAGGGCTCGATGGAGACGGCGACCGACGGCCTGCGCAAGCAGGTACTGAAAGTGAAGAAGGGCAACTGA
- a CDS encoding CaiB/BaiF CoA-transferase family protein translates to MGDAGPLAGVKVIELGGIGPGPHAGMMLADLGADVVRVRRPGGLTMPPEDRDLLHRGKRIVDLDVKAQPAALLDLAGKADVLLDCFRPGTCERLGIGPDECAAVNPRLIFARITGWGQDGPLAHTAGHDINYLSQTGALSALGYADRPPMPPLNLVADFGGGSMLVLLGIAVALYERERSGKGQVIDAAMVDGVSLLAQMMWTMKSTGALRDRRESFLLDGGAPFYRCYETADGKYMAVGAIEPQFFAALLTGLGLSADEVPGQLDIGSYPQMYDVFATRFASRTRDEWTTVFAGTDACVTPVLTWSEAAADEHLRTRSTVITAHGVDQAAPGPRFSRTPAAPVGRPPAATTLLTEIDW, encoded by the coding sequence GTGGGCGACGCTGGGCCCCTGGCCGGGGTGAAGGTCATCGAGCTCGGCGGGATCGGACCGGGGCCGCACGCGGGGATGATGCTCGCCGATCTGGGGGCCGACGTGGTGCGGGTGCGGCGGCCCGGCGGCCTCACCATGCCGCCCGAGGACCGCGACCTGCTGCATCGCGGGAAGCGGATCGTCGACCTGGACGTCAAGGCGCAGCCTGCGGCGCTGCTCGATCTCGCCGGCAAGGCCGACGTGCTGCTGGATTGTTTCCGGCCCGGCACCTGCGAACGACTCGGCATCGGTCCCGACGAATGCGCCGCGGTCAATCCGCGCCTGATCTTCGCCCGGATCACCGGCTGGGGACAGGACGGGCCGCTGGCCCACACGGCCGGCCACGACATCAACTACCTGTCGCAGACCGGCGCGCTCTCCGCGCTGGGCTACGCCGACCGGCCCCCGATGCCGCCGCTGAACCTCGTCGCCGACTTCGGCGGCGGTTCGATGCTGGTGCTGCTCGGCATCGCGGTCGCGCTGTACGAACGGGAACGATCGGGCAAGGGGCAGGTCATCGACGCGGCGATGGTGGACGGCGTCAGCCTGCTCGCCCAGATGATGTGGACCATGAAGTCGACTGGGGCGCTGCGCGACCGGCGCGAATCGTTTCTGCTCGACGGCGGCGCCCCGTTCTATCGCTGCTACGAGACCGCGGACGGCAAGTACATGGCCGTCGGCGCCATCGAGCCGCAGTTCTTCGCCGCGCTGCTGACCGGACTCGGCCTGTCGGCCGACGAGGTGCCCGGCCAGCTCGACATCGGCTCCTACCCGCAGATGTACGACGTTTTCGCGACACGATTCGCCAGCCGGACCCGTGACGAGTGGACGACCGTTTTCGCCGGCACCGATGCGTGCGTCACCCCGGTGCTGACGTGGAGCGAAGCGGCGGCCGACGAGCACTTGCGGACACGGTCCACGGTGATCACCGCCCACGGCGTCGACCAGGCCGCACCCGGACCGCGCTTCTCGCGCACCCCGGCGGCACCCGTCGGCCGGCCGCCCGCGGCCACCACACTCCTTACCGAAATCGACTGGTAG